Proteins encoded by one window of Pempheris klunzingeri isolate RE-2024b chromosome 14, fPemKlu1.hap1, whole genome shotgun sequence:
- the c14h21orf91 gene encoding protein EURL homolog produces the protein MDEEEQFVNIDLNDENICSVCKLETETGTLSFCHVCFELSIEGVSSATLLHSKSLRGHRDCFEKCHLIANQKLSRSKVSRSAYEGMKLALSQKLSRIIQYAQNKDSVSSNGPSRRGAKLLCYSQQGDRKLLPQMDAQVPRYTPCWDTAKTTGLPDYAMGMLECHTAEELGLLQESQSGVWSSEARKGLHSRNQPSGGGQTDHRQQGHSRDELTKMNVEELHQLSTQLLMQIQKVFEELTVAVQEKDSLASELHVRHIAIEQLFKNCAKLPWLHISRAGVKASSSSSSSPVE, from the exons atggatgaagaggagcagtTTGTGAACATTGATCTGAATGATGAAAATATCTGCAGTGTCTGCAAGCTAGAGACGGAAACAGGGACCTTATCTTTCTGCCATGTCTGCTTTGAACTCAGCATTGAAG gtGTCTCCTCTGCTACCCTGTTGCACTCAAAGTCCCTGCGCGGCCACAGAGACTGCTTTGAGAAATGCCACCTCATCGCCAACCAGAAGCTGTCACGTTCCAAGGTCTCAAGAAGTGCCTATGAGGGCATGAAGCTGGCCCTCAGCCAGAAGCTGAGCCGCATCATCCAGTACGCCCAGAACAAAGACTCAGTCTCCTCCAACGGCCCCAGCAGACGGGGGGCCAAGCTTCTTTGTTACAGCCAGCAAGGTGACCGCAAGCTGCTTCCCCAGATGGACGCCCAGGTGCCCCGCTACACACCCTGCTGGGACACGGCCAAAACAACAGGGCTGCCCGATTACGCCATGGGGATGCTGGAGTGCCACACAGCGGAGGAGCTGGGGCTGCTGCAGGAGTCACAATCTGGTGTTTGGTCCAGCGAGGCCAGGAAGGGTCTGCACAGCCGGAACCAGCCGTCCGGAGGAGGACAGACGGACCACAGACAACAGGGCCACAGCAGAGATGAAC tgACTAAAATGAATGTGGAGGAACTCCATCAGCTGAGCACCCAGCTACTGATGCAGATTCAAA AGGTCTTTGAGGAGCTGACCGTGGCCGTGCAGGAAAAGGACTCGTTGGCGTCGGAGCTGCACGTGCGTCACATTGCCATCGAGCAGCTCTTTAAGAACTGTGCCAAGCTGCCCTGGCTGCACATCAGCAGGGCCGGAGTgaaggccagcagcagcagcagcagcagccctgtgGAGTGA